One region of Baekduia soli genomic DNA includes:
- a CDS encoding DoxX family protein, which produces MDVVELAGRLLFAAVFLISPAGVLAQAPRVAGLPALAALPRPLAVAAVRGTCLAAMGGAGLIALGLWPDAGALLVLAFLVPVTSTMHPFWTVEPSLARKQKRDAFLTNTSLAGAALLLLAAVNQSQHVALGLLAHPLLGRA; this is translated from the coding sequence ATGGACGTCGTCGAGCTCGCCGGGCGCCTGCTGTTCGCCGCCGTGTTCCTCATCTCGCCGGCCGGGGTCCTGGCCCAGGCACCTCGGGTCGCCGGCCTGCCCGCGCTGGCGGCGCTGCCGCGCCCGCTGGCGGTGGCGGCCGTCCGCGGGACGTGCCTGGCCGCGATGGGCGGCGCGGGGCTCATCGCGCTCGGCCTGTGGCCCGACGCGGGTGCGCTGCTCGTGCTCGCCTTCCTCGTTCCGGTGACCTCGACGATGCACCCCTTCTGGACGGTCGAGCCGTCGCTGGCCCGCAAGCAGAAGCGCGACGCCTTCCTCACGAACACGAGCCTGGCGGGGGCGGCGCTCCTGCTCCTGGCAGCCGTCAACCAGTCCCAGCACGTGGCCCTCGGCCTCCTGGCCCACCCGCTGCTCGGGCGGGCGTAG
- a CDS encoding ABC transporter permease, with protein sequence MVALRTVYAWELRKLVAQRRTYLGLGAAVLVPLIFVAALALQTGQPEDVPFGRYVRQSGLAIPPVILIFGSYWLFPLITALVSGDIVAAEDHNGTLKTILTRSVGRGRIFTAKVLAAFTYALVALVAMGATAIIGGVVKSGFNPLVTLSGTTVGAGRALVLVGASLLVYALPLIAVASIAVLLSTVTRNSAAAVVGALMISLLLQLVTIIPGLGALHPYLLPTQFNAWQGFLRTPADYAPIVRAAWVCALYAVPCLGASYLVFLRRDVTGG encoded by the coding sequence ATGGTCGCGCTGCGCACCGTCTACGCGTGGGAGCTGCGCAAGCTCGTCGCCCAACGGCGGACCTACCTCGGCCTGGGGGCCGCGGTCCTGGTCCCGCTCATCTTCGTCGCCGCGCTCGCGCTGCAGACCGGCCAGCCCGAGGACGTGCCCTTCGGCCGCTACGTGCGCCAGTCGGGCCTGGCGATCCCGCCCGTCATCCTCATCTTCGGGTCCTACTGGCTCTTCCCGCTCATCACCGCGCTGGTGTCGGGCGACATCGTCGCGGCCGAGGACCACAACGGCACGCTGAAGACCATCCTCACGCGGTCGGTCGGCCGCGGCCGGATCTTCACGGCCAAGGTGCTTGCCGCCTTCACCTACGCCCTGGTCGCCCTGGTGGCCATGGGCGCCACGGCGATCATCGGCGGGGTGGTCAAGTCGGGGTTCAACCCGCTGGTGACGCTGTCGGGCACGACGGTCGGCGCGGGCCGCGCCCTCGTCCTCGTCGGCGCGAGCCTGCTCGTCTACGCACTGCCGCTGATCGCCGTGGCGTCGATCGCCGTGCTGCTGTCGACGGTCACGCGCAACTCCGCCGCGGCGGTCGTGGGCGCGCTGATGATCAGCCTGCTCCTGCAGCTCGTGACCATCATCCCCGGGCTGGGCGCGCTGCACCCCTACCTGCTGCCCACCCAGTTCAACGCCTGGCAGGGCTTCCTGCGCACACCGGCCGACTACGCCCCGATCGTCCGCGCCGCGTGGGTCTGCGCGCTCTACGCCGTGCCGTGCCTCGGCGCGTCCTACCTCGTCTTCCTGCGCCGCGACGTCACCGGCGGCTGA
- a CDS encoding serine hydrolase domain-containing protein: MPADHTAAATAHGFDPDRLSRIERGLQPYVDEGRIPGFQFVLARDGDIVHEAVSGHRVLETRAPVTPDTIWRIYSMTKPITSVAAMMLWEEGAFELDDPVSRFIPSFGDLQVYARGSSKNALTVAATEPIRIRHLLTHTSGLTYGFHHTHPVDAMYREAGFEWGTPRGLDLAACCDAWAALPLLFQPGAEWNYSVATDVLGRVVEVASGETLDAFFARRILGPLGMADTGFGAPEADHGRLAALYVPDPQTGRATRSEMGDAALRRPRCLSGGGGLVSTAADYHRFAQLLLGDGAFDGVRLLGSRTARYLRTNHLPGGADLQAVGRPLFAETTFAGVGFGLGVQVLLDPVAFLVPSSPGEFGWGGAASTVFWVDPVDRITMVFLTQLLPSSTYPLRSRLRQLVQQALVD; encoded by the coding sequence ATGCCCGCCGACCACACGGCCGCCGCGACGGCCCATGGCTTCGACCCCGACCGCCTGAGCCGGATCGAGCGTGGGCTTCAGCCCTACGTCGACGAGGGGCGGATCCCGGGCTTCCAGTTCGTCCTGGCCCGCGACGGCGACATCGTGCACGAGGCCGTCTCCGGGCACCGCGTCCTCGAGACCCGCGCGCCGGTCACGCCCGACACGATCTGGCGCATCTACTCGATGACCAAGCCCATCACCTCGGTCGCGGCGATGATGCTCTGGGAGGAGGGCGCCTTCGAGCTCGACGACCCCGTCAGCCGCTTCATCCCCTCCTTCGGCGACCTCCAGGTCTACGCGCGCGGGTCCTCGAAGAACGCCCTGACCGTCGCGGCCACCGAGCCGATCCGCATCCGCCACCTGCTCACCCACACCTCCGGGTTGACCTACGGCTTCCACCACACCCATCCCGTCGACGCGATGTACCGCGAGGCCGGCTTCGAGTGGGGCACGCCCCGTGGCCTGGACCTCGCCGCCTGCTGCGACGCCTGGGCCGCGCTGCCGCTGCTCTTCCAGCCCGGCGCGGAGTGGAACTACTCCGTGGCCACCGACGTGCTCGGCCGCGTCGTCGAGGTCGCCTCGGGCGAGACGCTCGACGCCTTCTTCGCGCGCCGAATCCTCGGCCCGCTCGGCATGGCCGACACGGGGTTCGGGGCGCCGGAGGCCGACCACGGGCGCCTCGCGGCCCTCTACGTCCCCGACCCGCAGACGGGGAGGGCGACGCGCTCGGAGATGGGCGACGCCGCGCTGCGCCGGCCGCGGTGCCTCAGCGGCGGCGGCGGGCTGGTGTCCACCGCCGCCGACTACCACCGCTTCGCCCAGCTGCTGCTCGGCGACGGCGCGTTCGACGGCGTGCGCCTGCTCGGCAGCCGCACCGCCCGCTACCTGCGCACGAACCACCTGCCGGGCGGGGCCGACCTGCAGGCCGTCGGGCGGCCGCTCTTCGCCGAGACGACGTTCGCGGGCGTCGGCTTCGGGCTGGGCGTGCAGGTCCTCCTGGACCCCGTGGCCTTCCTCGTGCCCTCCAGCCCGGGCGAGTTCGGCTGGGGCGGCGCGGCCAGCACCGTGTTCTGGGTCGATCCGGTCGACCGCATCACCATGGTGTTCCTGACCCAGCTGCTGCCGTCGAGCACCTACCCGCTGCGCAGCCGCCTGCGCCAGCTCGTCCAGCAGGCGCTCGTCGACTGA
- a CDS encoding LolA family protein, with protein sequence MLRRLPTSRLLLVLGAAVAILAGGTALAMAALGGSGPTPPAKPLDAAVHDALSAPAVQGVTARITFTNRLIDKSSLPGGANPLLSGATGRLWAAADGRVRLELQSDNGDAQIVSDGDTVTIYDGTLRQAYRITLPAGAGPGHAAPHAVPALQKIDELLARVAQTADLSGAKPSDIAGRAAYTVRVSPKHDGGLVGAAELAFDAANGTPLRVAVYASGDPSPVLELEATDISYGRVPTADLSAPVPAGTKVTTVDLGGHAPAGAAGGRGGASTTATTPQAVAKALAFPLSAPDTLVGLPRRDVRVVASGQAKGALVTYGQGLGGIAVLEQAAPAADAAAGGGGGAPGGLSLPKVSIDGASGEELATALGTVVRFERGGVQYTVIGSVPPSAAEAAARAL encoded by the coding sequence ATGCTGCGACGCCTCCCCACCTCTCGCCTCCTCCTCGTCCTCGGTGCCGCCGTCGCCATCCTGGCCGGCGGCACCGCGCTGGCCATGGCCGCCCTCGGCGGATCGGGCCCCACGCCGCCCGCCAAACCGCTGGACGCCGCCGTCCACGACGCCCTCTCCGCCCCCGCGGTGCAGGGCGTGACCGCGCGGATCACGTTCACGAACCGGCTCATCGACAAGTCCAGCCTGCCCGGCGGCGCCAACCCGCTGCTCTCGGGCGCGACCGGCCGGCTGTGGGCCGCCGCCGACGGGCGCGTGCGCCTCGAGCTGCAGTCCGACAACGGCGACGCCCAGATCGTCAGCGACGGCGACACCGTCACGATCTACGACGGGACGCTGCGCCAGGCCTACCGGATCACCCTGCCCGCCGGCGCGGGGCCCGGCCACGCCGCACCGCACGCGGTCCCCGCGCTGCAGAAGATCGACGAGCTGCTGGCGCGCGTGGCGCAGACCGCCGACCTCTCCGGCGCCAAGCCCTCGGACATCGCGGGCCGCGCCGCCTACACCGTGCGGGTCTCCCCCAAGCACGACGGCGGGCTCGTCGGCGCGGCCGAGCTGGCGTTCGACGCGGCCAACGGCACCCCGCTGCGCGTCGCCGTCTACGCCTCCGGCGACCCCTCTCCGGTGCTCGAGCTCGAGGCCACCGACATCTCCTACGGCAGGGTGCCCACGGCTGACCTCAGCGCCCCGGTCCCCGCCGGCACGAAGGTCACGACCGTCGACCTCGGCGGCCACGCGCCGGCGGGTGCGGCCGGCGGCAGGGGCGGCGCCTCGACGACGGCGACGACCCCGCAGGCGGTCGCCAAGGCGCTGGCGTTCCCGCTCAGCGCGCCGGACACGCTCGTCGGGCTGCCCCGCCGCGACGTGCGGGTCGTGGCCTCCGGGCAGGCCAAGGGCGCCCTGGTGACCTACGGCCAGGGGCTGGGCGGCATCGCCGTCCTCGAGCAGGCCGCGCCCGCCGCCGACGCGGCGGCCGGCGGCGGGGGCGGCGCGCCCGGCGGGCTGTCGCTGCCCAAGGTCTCGATCGACGGCGCCTCCGGCGAGGAGCTCGCCACGGCGCTGGGCACCGTCGTCCGCTTCGAGCGCGGCGGCGTGCAGTACACGGTGATCGGGTCCGTGCCCCCGTCGGCGGCCGAGGCCGCGGCCCGGGCCCTCTGA
- a CDS encoding winged helix-turn-helix transcriptional regulator gives MDTAIRLTGRLDPRSGWAADRCSLARTLDLVSTRSAFLILREAFYGTARFDDFAERVGISEPVAAARLRELVDHGLLEREPYREPGQRTRHQYRLTEQGADLLPALVALMQWGDRWLADPGPGVELRHHGCGEPVQARLRCAADHPVGPGDLDLVSIRRR, from the coding sequence ATGGACACCGCGATCCGCCTCACCGGCCGGCTCGACCCGCGCTCGGGCTGGGCGGCCGACCGCTGCTCGCTGGCGCGGACGCTGGACCTCGTGAGCACGCGGTCGGCCTTCCTCATCCTGCGCGAGGCCTTCTACGGCACGGCACGGTTCGACGACTTCGCCGAGCGCGTGGGGATCAGCGAGCCCGTCGCCGCTGCCCGCCTGCGTGAGCTCGTCGACCACGGCCTGCTCGAGCGCGAGCCCTACCGGGAGCCCGGCCAGCGCACGCGCCACCAGTACCGGCTCACGGAGCAGGGCGCCGACCTGCTCCCGGCGCTCGTGGCGCTCATGCAGTGGGGTGACCGCTGGCTCGCCGACCCCGGTCCGGGCGTCGAGCTGCGCCACCACGGCTGCGGCGAGCCCGTCCAGGCGCGCCTGCGCTGCGCCGCCGACCACCCGGTCGGCCCCGGCGACCTGGACCTGGTCTCCATCCGGCGGCGCTAG
- a CDS encoding DHA2 family efflux MFS transporter permease subunit, with translation MSALSQVLHGLRLRDASSRLALVIVCAGVVLASLDLFIVNVALPGIARDLHAGSLGDLSWVLNAYAIVYAALLVLFGRLAERRSRQHGFLLGVAIFTLASAACGLATSVPMLVAFRVVQAAGAALLTPTSLGLVLATTAPERRPGAVRAWTAVGGAAAAIGPVVGGLLVAASWRWVFLVNVPIGLLALVIGWRRLPDVPGHPVPRPDALGAVLVTGGIALLTLGLVEGESWGWGSARTIAALAVSVAALAAFVTHCRRHRNPLIDGGLFRVRAFTGASLALTLFSMAFGAMLLSIVLWDQEVWGWSALRTGLAVAPGPVMVPLFSFLVAGRLIARFGPGPVAGAGAALFAGGSAWWALAVRTHPDYVGGMLGGMLLTGVGVGLTLPTLMATAAGSLPAQAFATGSAVVNMLRQVGLAVGVAVLVAVLGSPSGAAGRLTAYRHGWWVIAGFALIASAAALVVLAAPRRAPVAAAAVTPSA, from the coding sequence ATGTCCGCCCTAAGTCAGGTCCTCCATGGTCTGCGCCTCCGCGACGCGTCGTCGCGGCTGGCCCTCGTGATCGTCTGCGCCGGCGTCGTGCTCGCCAGCCTCGACCTCTTCATCGTCAACGTCGCGCTGCCCGGCATCGCGCGGGACCTCCACGCCGGCAGCCTCGGCGACCTCTCGTGGGTGCTCAACGCCTACGCCATCGTCTATGCCGCCCTGCTCGTGCTGTTCGGGCGTCTGGCCGAGCGGCGCAGCCGCCAGCACGGCTTCCTGCTCGGCGTCGCGATCTTCACGCTCGCCTCGGCGGCCTGCGGCCTGGCCACGAGCGTCCCGATGCTCGTCGCGTTCCGCGTGGTCCAGGCGGCGGGCGCCGCGCTGCTGACGCCGACGTCGCTCGGCCTCGTCCTGGCGACGACCGCCCCCGAGCGCCGTCCGGGCGCCGTGCGTGCCTGGACGGCCGTCGGCGGCGCGGCGGCGGCGATCGGGCCGGTCGTCGGCGGGCTGCTCGTGGCCGCCTCCTGGCGCTGGGTGTTCCTGGTCAACGTGCCGATCGGCCTCCTGGCCCTCGTCATCGGCTGGCGGCGGCTGCCCGACGTGCCCGGCCACCCCGTCCCCCGGCCCGACGCCCTCGGCGCCGTGCTCGTCACGGGCGGCATCGCGCTGCTGACGCTGGGCCTCGTCGAGGGGGAGTCGTGGGGCTGGGGTTCGGCGCGCACCATCGCGGCGCTCGCCGTCTCGGTCGCCGCGCTCGCGGCCTTCGTCACCCACTGCCGCCGCCACCGCAACCCGCTCATCGACGGCGGGCTGTTCCGGGTCAGGGCGTTCACGGGCGCCTCGCTGGCCCTGACCCTCTTCTCCATGGCCTTCGGCGCGATGCTGCTGTCCATCGTGCTCTGGGACCAGGAGGTCTGGGGCTGGTCGGCGTTGCGGACCGGCCTGGCCGTCGCGCCCGGCCCCGTCATGGTGCCGCTGTTCTCCTTCCTGGTCGCCGGCCGGCTCATCGCCCGCTTCGGGCCCGGCCCGGTGGCGGGCGCCGGCGCGGCGCTGTTCGCCGGCGGCAGCGCCTGGTGGGCGCTGGCCGTGAGGACCCACCCCGACTACGTGGGCGGGATGCTCGGCGGCATGCTCCTCACCGGCGTCGGCGTCGGCCTGACGCTGCCCACCCTCATGGCGACCGCGGCGGGCTCGCTGCCCGCCCAGGCGTTCGCGACGGGGTCGGCCGTGGTGAACATGCTGCGCCAGGTGGGCCTGGCGGTCGGCGTCGCCGTGCTCGTCGCGGTCCTCGGCTCGCCGTCGGGCGCCGCCGGCCGGCTGACGGCCTATCGCCACGGCTGGTGGGTCATCGCGGGCTTCGCGCTGATCGCCTCGGCCGCCGCGCTCGTGGTGCTCGCCGCCCCGCGCCGCGCGCCGGTCGCGGCGGCGGCGGTCACGCCGTCGGCGTGA
- a CDS encoding ABC transporter ATP-binding protein: MTAPPVQARGLVKRYGDVLAVDDVDLTVEAGDVYGYLGPNGAGKTTVLRMLLGLIQPTAGEVRLFGADPLVHGATALDGVAGFVEAPRFYPYLTGRKNLELLAALDGGDAKARIDGALDVVELTDRQRHKVGGYSHGMRQRLGVAAALIRNPRLLLLDEPATGLDPAGMRDMRALVARLSLSGTTVLLSSHLLAEVEELCNRVAIVRTGRIVFEGALADLKRTAGAEWRLRTTDDARAMEICRDRRGIANVRRDPLELRFEGTEEAASELSVVLVEAGLAIRALAPHAATLEDLFFRLTEDEPAAARLAEAS, translated from the coding sequence ATGACGGCCCCGCCCGTGCAGGCCCGGGGGCTGGTCAAGCGCTACGGCGACGTGCTGGCCGTCGACGACGTCGACCTGACCGTCGAGGCCGGCGACGTCTACGGCTACCTCGGGCCCAACGGCGCGGGCAAGACGACGGTGCTGCGGATGCTGCTCGGGCTCATCCAGCCCACCGCGGGCGAGGTGCGCCTCTTCGGTGCCGACCCGCTCGTGCACGGCGCGACGGCCCTGGACGGCGTCGCGGGCTTCGTCGAGGCGCCGCGCTTCTACCCCTACCTGACGGGTCGCAAGAACCTCGAGCTGCTCGCCGCCCTGGACGGCGGCGACGCGAAGGCCCGCATCGACGGCGCGCTGGACGTCGTCGAGCTCACCGACCGCCAGCGCCACAAGGTCGGCGGCTACTCGCACGGCATGCGCCAGCGCCTCGGCGTCGCCGCGGCGCTCATCCGCAACCCGCGGCTGCTGCTGCTCGACGAGCCCGCCACGGGACTGGACCCCGCGGGCATGCGCGACATGCGCGCGCTCGTGGCGCGGCTCTCGCTGTCGGGCACGACCGTGCTGCTCTCCAGCCATCTGCTCGCCGAGGTCGAGGAGCTCTGCAACCGCGTGGCGATCGTCCGCACCGGGCGCATCGTCTTCGAGGGGGCGCTGGCCGACCTCAAGCGCACCGCCGGCGCCGAATGGCGGCTGCGCACGACCGACGACGCCCGCGCCATGGAGATCTGCCGTGACCGCCGCGGGATCGCCAACGTCCGCCGCGACCCGCTCGAGCTGCGCTTCGAGGGCACGGAGGAGGCGGCCTCCGAGCTCTCGGTCGTGCTCGTGGAGGCCGGCCTGGCGATCCGCGCGCTGGCGCCCCACGCCGCCACGCTCGAGGACCTGTTCTTCCGGCTCACCGAGGACGAGCCGGCCGCCGCGCGGTTGGCCGAGGCCTCCTGA
- the hisD gene encoding histidinol dehydrogenase, translated as MPTSDRPRYLKAPGPPAPEVSDEIRRRVETMLQDISAGGVDAVRRWSRELDGWDGPDGTGSFVVTEEDFERAAAGLDDGLKAHIAFAQEQVRTFALAQRATLTDLRIESLPGVVLGHTHIPVGSVGAYVPGGRYPMLASSFMTVVVAKAAGVPRVVAVAPPARHGGLHPAMLYAMWTSGADVVACLGGVQALAALAFGLIEDIPAVDMLVGAGNAYVAEAKRQLFGRVGIDLLAGPTEVLVVADASADPRIVAADVLGQAEHGPTSPAGVIAIGAGVAEAVAEQIEALLATWPTAEVAGAAWRDHGWIAIAADDDEAIALADAAANEHLEIQVEEAKLPMYLSRLRNYGSLFLGDQATVAYGDKGVGTNHVLPTSGAARYTGGLWVGKFLKTCTWQQLTAEGTRAVAPAIEAISVAEHMLGHGLTARMRLDRLGA; from the coding sequence ATGCCGACCTCCGACCGCCCGCGCTACCTCAAGGCGCCCGGCCCGCCCGCGCCCGAGGTCTCCGACGAGATCCGGCGCCGCGTGGAGACCATGTTGCAGGACATCTCCGCCGGCGGGGTCGATGCCGTCCGGCGCTGGTCGCGTGAGCTCGACGGCTGGGACGGCCCGGACGGCACGGGGTCCTTCGTCGTCACCGAGGAGGACTTCGAGCGGGCGGCCGCCGGGCTCGACGACGGCCTCAAGGCCCACATCGCGTTCGCCCAGGAGCAGGTGCGGACGTTCGCGCTGGCCCAGCGCGCCACGCTGACCGACCTGCGCATCGAGTCGCTGCCCGGCGTCGTGCTGGGCCACACGCACATCCCGGTGGGGTCGGTCGGCGCCTACGTCCCCGGCGGGCGCTACCCGATGCTCGCGTCGTCGTTCATGACCGTCGTGGTGGCCAAGGCGGCGGGCGTGCCGCGCGTCGTCGCCGTCGCCCCACCGGCGCGCCACGGCGGCCTGCACCCGGCGATGTTGTACGCCATGTGGACGTCGGGCGCCGACGTCGTGGCGTGCCTGGGCGGCGTGCAGGCGCTGGCCGCGCTGGCGTTCGGGCTCATCGAGGACATCCCGGCGGTCGACATGCTCGTCGGCGCGGGCAACGCCTACGTGGCCGAGGCCAAGCGCCAGCTCTTCGGGCGGGTCGGGATCGACCTGCTCGCCGGCCCGACGGAGGTGCTCGTCGTCGCCGACGCGAGCGCCGACCCGCGGATCGTCGCCGCCGACGTGCTCGGCCAGGCCGAGCACGGGCCGACCTCGCCGGCGGGCGTCATCGCCATCGGCGCCGGCGTCGCCGAGGCGGTCGCCGAGCAGATCGAGGCGCTCCTGGCCACGTGGCCGACCGCCGAGGTCGCCGGCGCGGCCTGGCGCGACCACGGCTGGATCGCGATCGCGGCCGACGACGACGAGGCGATCGCGCTCGCCGACGCGGCGGCCAACGAGCACCTCGAGATCCAGGTCGAGGAGGCCAAGCTGCCGATGTACCTGTCGCGGCTGCGCAACTACGGCTCGCTGTTCCTGGGCGACCAGGCCACCGTCGCCTACGGCGACAAGGGGGTCGGGACCAACCACGTCCTGCCGACCTCGGGCGCGGCGCGCTACACCGGCGGCCTGTGGGTCGGCAAGTTCCTGAAGACCTGCACCTGGCAGCAGCTGACCGCCGAGGGAACCCGCGCGGTGGCCCCGGCGATCGAGGCGATCAGCGTGGCCGAGCACATGCTCGGCCACGGGCTGACGGCCCGGATGCGGCTGGACCGCCTCGGCGCCTGA
- a CDS encoding sensor histidine kinase, which produces MSRLPLRLRVALAAAGGVLVAVAALAGAAQYLVRHELRASQDRGLRGRATDVARLSASAPALLTAPGALDAPYGGQDLLVEVVDRRGRIVARSSALGGRLLPTDALLTAAIRSGRTGYARAELSGEPLRVFAAPLPDAGSVAAGGAVLVASSAREIERTADHVRTLILLCALGAAALGGAIAALLTGRGLTPLRRLAAAAGDIERTGDSSRRLPAEARTGGEIEELTRTLNAMLASLEEARRSERRLLADASHELRTPVTALRGNLLYLGRHGAADPETIADLSADVDRLARLIDDLLVLERHTQAAATRAPVSLTATARAVARAAGDDAAVLAPDGDVVVRGDGDALRRALENLVANAQTHGRPPVRITVARSGGRARVTVADAGPGLGPEEAGAAFDRFWRGAGSRGRPGSGLGLAIVRATARAHGGDVEVAGAAFTLDLPAAGTIVREPSENGPSLGDVPLTT; this is translated from the coding sequence ATGAGCCGCCTGCCGCTGCGCCTGCGGGTCGCCCTCGCCGCCGCCGGCGGCGTGCTCGTGGCCGTCGCCGCGCTGGCCGGGGCCGCGCAGTACCTCGTGCGCCACGAGCTGCGCGCCTCCCAGGACCGCGGACTCCGCGGCCGGGCGACCGACGTCGCGCGCCTGAGCGCCTCGGCGCCCGCGCTGCTCACCGCGCCCGGCGCGCTCGACGCGCCCTACGGCGGCCAGGACCTCCTCGTCGAGGTCGTCGACCGCCGCGGGCGCATCGTGGCGCGCTCCTCGGCCCTGGGCGGGCGCCTGCTGCCCACCGACGCCCTGCTGACCGCCGCGATCCGCTCCGGCCGGACGGGCTACGCGCGCGCCGAGCTGTCAGGAGAGCCGCTGCGCGTCTTCGCCGCGCCGCTGCCCGACGCCGGATCGGTGGCCGCCGGCGGCGCGGTCCTCGTGGCGTCCTCGGCGCGCGAGATCGAGCGCACGGCCGACCACGTGCGCACGCTCATCCTGCTCTGCGCCCTCGGCGCGGCGGCCCTGGGCGGCGCGATCGCGGCGCTGCTGACCGGGCGCGGCCTGACGCCGCTGCGGCGCCTGGCGGCCGCCGCCGGCGATATCGAGCGCACGGGCGACTCGAGCCGGCGACTGCCCGCCGAGGCCCGGACCGGAGGCGAGATCGAGGAGCTGACCCGCACGCTCAACGCGATGCTGGCCTCGCTGGAGGAGGCGCGCCGCAGCGAACGCCGGCTGCTGGCCGACGCCTCGCACGAGCTGCGCACACCGGTCACCGCCCTGCGCGGCAACCTGCTGTACCTCGGCCGCCACGGCGCGGCCGATCCCGAGACGATCGCCGACCTCAGCGCCGACGTCGACCGCCTCGCGCGCCTCATCGACGACCTCCTGGTCCTCGAGCGCCACACGCAGGCCGCGGCGACCCGCGCGCCCGTGTCGCTGACGGCGACGGCCCGCGCGGTCGCGCGCGCCGCCGGCGACGACGCGGCGGTGCTGGCCCCCGACGGCGACGTGGTCGTCCGCGGCGACGGCGACGCGCTGCGCCGGGCCCTGGAGAACCTGGTCGCCAACGCACAGACCCACGGCCGGCCGCCCGTGCGCATCACCGTCGCGCGCTCGGGCGGACGCGCGCGCGTCACCGTCGCCGACGCCGGACCCGGCCTCGGGCCCGAGGAGGCCGGGGCCGCGTTCGACCGCTTCTGGCGCGGCGCGGGGTCGCGTGGACGCCCGGGCTCGGGCCTCGGGCTGGCGATCGTGCGGGCCACCGCGCGAGCCCACGGCGGCGACGTCGAGGTCGCCGGCGCCGCGTTCACGCTGGATCTGCCCGCCGCGGGGACGATCGTCAGAGAGCCGTCAGAGAACGGGCCTAGCTTGGGCGACGTCCCCCTCACGACCTGA
- a CDS encoding response regulator transcription factor has product MSPRILVVDDDPSVLRMLARTLTAEGHQVDAVGDGGAALAAVARRAPEAVVLDVGMPGMDGLAVCRRLRAGGLTAPVLLLTARDAVADRVAGLEAGADDYLVKPFAVEELLARLAAIARRGQPAGDVIAVGALRLDPVAREVLRDGRAVALTERECALLELLLRHPRMVVTREHALDELWGSAAVENVVDRCVMSLRRKLGAPELIRTVRGVGFVLEP; this is encoded by the coding sequence ATGAGCCCCCGCATCCTCGTGGTCGACGACGACCCGTCGGTCCTGCGGATGCTCGCGCGCACGCTGACCGCCGAAGGCCATCAGGTCGATGCCGTGGGCGACGGCGGCGCCGCGCTGGCGGCGGTCGCGCGCCGCGCGCCGGAGGCCGTCGTCCTCGACGTCGGCATGCCGGGGATGGACGGCCTGGCGGTGTGCCGCCGGCTGCGCGCCGGCGGGTTGACCGCGCCCGTGCTGCTGCTCACCGCGCGCGACGCGGTCGCCGACCGCGTGGCGGGCCTGGAGGCGGGCGCCGACGACTACCTCGTCAAGCCGTTCGCCGTCGAGGAGCTGCTGGCCCGGCTGGCCGCGATCGCCCGTCGCGGGCAGCCCGCCGGCGACGTCATCGCCGTCGGCGCGCTGCGCCTGGACCCCGTCGCACGAGAGGTGCTGCGCGACGGGCGCGCGGTCGCGCTGACCGAACGCGAGTGCGCGCTGCTCGAGCTGCTGCTGCGCCACCCGCGGATGGTGGTCACCCGCGAGCACGCGCTCGACGAGCTGTGGGGCTCGGCGGCCGTGGAGAACGTCGTCGACCGCTGCGTGATGAGCCTGCGCCGCAAGCTCGGCGCGCCCGAGCTCATCCGCACCGTCCGCGGCGTCGGGTTCGTCCTGGAGCCATGA